TCTAAATATCATTccccaaagaaaaaaacaggatacCAAGACTTTTGCAGAAATTGTTGATTCCAGGGCAGGAGTAATGAATGTACAGGACTAGTCTGGAAAATCTTGTTGTGCCGCAAGGTAAAGACATGCTCAATGTGTAGGTCAAAAGGAGCCAACCTGAAGCTGGCCAAATCTCAgataatttgagcatcaaaataaataagggTGGGAGATAAGAGGCAAAATCTCCCAAGCAGAAGAATTCCACATAAATTAGGTAAATATTCTAATGAAGGAAGACCACTCCAGAAATGTGTGCTGGACACATTGACTTCCTTCCAAGGAGTACATCatgaaaggggggaaaaagagtaactttacagtggagaaaccagaTAAACACTACTTTAGTGATCAAGTGCAACATAAACAATCATAAATTGGACTCCCcagtggagcagtggttaagaatctgcctgccaatgcagcagacataggtttgaaccctggtcggggaagattccacgtgctgcagagcaactaaacccatgtgccgcaaactactgagcctgctgcgctccagagcctacgagccacaactactgagcccgtgtgctgcaactactgaagcccgggcacctataacctgtgctccacaataaaaaaagcccatgcaccacaacgaagactagcccctggtcaccgcaactagagaaagactgtacgcagcaacgaagacccaatgcacccccaaaaataaatttaaattttaaaaaaaccccataaattaTGTTGGTAGTATGCACACTTGTTACAATGTGATGAAAACaacactttacctctgtggttttCCTCTCAAAAAttcataaccccagtctaattaTGAGAAAAGCATCATATAAATTCCAATAGAAGAGCATCCCACACATTTACCTGACCAGTTTTCCTCAAAACTGCCAAAGTCATGAAAACCAAGTAGAGTCTGAGAAActatcacagccaagaggagcctaaggagaaaTGACAACCTCATGTAATAttgtatcctggatgggatcctggaacagaaaggacattaggtaaaaacttaGGAAATATGAAAAACTATGGACTGTACTTAGCATTAATGTATCAAtactggttcattaattgtaacaatgTACCATAATACTGTAAGAGGTTAGTAACAGGGGAAACTGTGGGATGAGGGGGAtacatgggaactctgtactatccACTCAATTTTTCTCTGAACCTAAAACTGTCctaaaaatagtctattaataaacaaacaagaacagCAATGGATTATAACTTCTTGAACAAAATAGAATACATAAATTCATACTGATAGTAAATAAGTAAGGAGGGCTTTACAGTAGCATCAGGACTAATAAATTTGGAGGGCTTGAAGGagttaggaggaaaaaaatcaacattttttaaCTCTCACTGTAAAGATCAATTGCAGTAAGAATCATCAACGGAGGCAAACCCTTAAGATAAAAGTTTAATTAGGAGCAAGACATTTGCTTGGTCTCAAAGCATCTTTTCACAGATTGCTTATGAGTTGCGAGAAGGACAAGAAACAGTGAAGAAACTGGACAACACCTTGATCTGGTGATACAAGTTAATATCACCTTATAACGTTGTCACAGACAGGCATCCTGTGCCTCCGGATGTAATATCCCGAGGAAGGACACAACTCCACTTAGATGGTTGTTTCCACCGAGGATGCATAATTCCAATCTAATCACGAGGTAACATCGATGAGAAAATTTGTATTTGAGGACGAGTCTTTCACTTTAAGAGGATGGATTGCTTCGGTGAGCCCTCTTGGTCCTAAGGCTGTTGAATAATTAAATGCAAATATCCCAGACTGCggttttaactattttatttataaattaaaacgCTATCGCGACGGGTTTATTTAAACACACATGAAGAGATTAGCAGTTTCCTTTCAGGATCAGGAAAAAGCAGGTGAGGAAGCAGGTCTAGAGAGAGTGAGCAggtggtgggaagagagaagcaCTGAGGATTGCCAGTTGTTTCATTCGTAGTTATTTCTAATTTAACAAACACTTACACAGCGCTTGTTTTTACCAAGTGCTGTTCCAAGAGCTTTTCACAAATTGACTTTTTTAATTGGAAAGCTCTGTATATGGTCTTTACTtccctaaacaaaacaaaacacagctatAACATGAAGTGATTTTTTCTCATAAGTACTTTTATCTTTTATCAAGTCTCTGCTGCAGTGACACTCGTCTTCCATAGAAAAACCTGAGCCTACAGTTACTGACTTGTTTTTCGTAGAAACGTTGGCAACCCTAGTTGGTGAGACCAAGTAAGTCCCCTTTGAAGAATCTTTGTCTCCCAAAAAGCCTTAAAAGCATGCACTGAGAGCAGCTTATGTCTCTGTTTGGGGTGCCAGGTACTCACAGTCTCTTTTCCTTTAGCTGTGAACCCCAGAGCAGGTCGCCGCCTTTTTTAGCTGaagttggttttttctttttttaaagattttactttatttatttacttaagttttgactatgttgggtctttgttgctgtgcatgggctctctctacttgtggcgagcagaggctactctttgttgctgtgcgcaggtttctcatttcagtggcttctcttcttacagagcacaagctctaggcgtgcaggtttcagtagttgcagcacatgggctcagtagttgtggctgataggctctagagcacaggctcagtagttgtggcacacaggcttagttgctccgcagcatgtgggatcttcccggcccagggatcgaacccgtgtaccctacatgggcaggcggattcttaatcactgcgccaccaggggagccccaagTTGATATTTCTAAACAAGCTCCCGGCTGCCACCAAAGAATTACTTCCGGTCTACATTTGTTGCCCTTAGCGCGTATATCAAGCAATGGATTCTGGGAGACGCTGGTTTCCAGGCCAGGTGTGAACGCCGGACTTCAATTCCCACAATGCCTGGCGCGAACCCGTAATTCCTGCCGGGGCAACCGTGAGGTGGCCGCCATCTTGCGTACGGAGCGGCGGCTTGTTGCTCCGCTCCTGAGGGCCGGGTTTTTAGTCCCGCCCTGTCTCTGCTTTGGGCTGCGTCTCCGCGCTTATTTCACCTTCTTTACTGAGAGGCAGAGGTCAATGCAGAGCTGTGGTGTAAGGTGAGTAAGCATCCCATTTTAAGCGAGGTGGGGTTGTGGTGGTGCTGTTTCTCGGTTTCTTCCTTCTTGCATTTAGCCACTTGCGCTGTCGCCGGCGCCTGACTGAACCCTTTCGGTTAGCCGTAACCGTAGAAACCGGTAGTGAACCTTTTGGCCTCGGAGCTCTCTGGAATTTCTAGACAGACCCTGAACGTGTCTCCGTTGGGATAGAGAAATTGGGTGACGCGCTTTTGCCGGGGCTGCTCTCTTTGGAGGTCAGGAGGCCTTAGGGTTCAGGTTGTGTATAGGCCTCTCTCTTATGCAACCTTCATTCTCTTTCTTGGGACTTTTGTTGTTCCTGGTGAGGAAATGAGAAGCTGAGAGGCGGCCTGGGAGGGGGCCGTCTCCGGGAGGACGGCGTTCTCTACAGGTGTATCTTCCTTTAGTCTCTGTAGGGCCTACCTGTATCATTCTAGTTGTctctctgcccttttttttttgctctcgTGTCTAGAGAAAGGAAGACCAGAGAGCAGGCGGAATGAAGTGTTGACTAAAACATAAAATAGGCTTTTGAATTGTACTCTGGAGGGTCCCCAAGAAATTTCAAGGGAAGCAGAATTTATCTTCGAGATAGACCAACCATCTGGAAAACAAGAGGGCTTTGATTTTGGGAGTTGCCAGATTTCTGTTCTAAACATAATATGACATATTTCCGTCATTCTCAGTAGaactgaagttttttgttttgtttttttctttaaaattaacataatacACCCCCTTGGAAATCACTTTTACACTGCTCGCAAGAATAGGGCCTGTAAAGACTGACATTTCAGTTAATCTGACGTTTGCTTCCTAATGAGATGTGGTTGTCTACGGTTTGCTAAGGACAGTGATTTTAAACAGGAAGGCATTTATGATGAAATTTATCACAACCAGTTTGGATATGTGTCACTTTGGTTGGCTGACTTACTCTCCCTTTTTAGTACACAATTGTATATCTATACcatcaaaatatatattattgattCGGCTTTCCAAGCTTgcttaaatttttgcttttgcctTCTAAATTCAGAAATGCATCATTTAGATTAAAGATaaggtatatcttttttttaaaaaggatgtttATTTACTTTCAATGAAACCCCTCCTTTAAATCATAATGTCATAACAATACTTAAATAGTAAGTggttaaaaaattacaattttataatttttgcatttggggaaaatgttatcattaaatgcttatatcaaattaaggtttttttctgttgtttctgaggaaacttttgttttagattttttaaaatattagctattaattGTATGATTTATTTGCTCCTCAGATGCCTTATGGTGAAATTGAAGCTAAATCCATGGGACATGGGGAAGAACTAACAAGTGAACCATGCTATAAGAAGTTGAAGTCTACTGAAGAAGCATATGTTTTCCCCCATCATGGGAATGCTAATTttcacagaaagcaaaagaaaactggTAATGATTGGGTCCCTGTGACCATCACTGATGTCAGAGGACATAGTTATTCTCAGGAGGACAAAACCAAAACTACAGATTTGCCGAAACCTGTGCATGATGAGATGCCTGGTAATAGATCAGATGTTATTGATTCTGTTGATTCACAAGTTTTACAGGATACACGTCCTCCATTGGTATCCAGAGATGATGAGATATATAGCACAAGTAAAGCATTTATAGGACCCATTTACAAACCccctgagaaaaagaaatgtaatgaaaGGAGGAATCAAGCAGACACTATCAATGGTATAGATGGCAAAGGAGAACGAGAAGGGAAACAGAAATTTAACTCCAAAAAATCAAAGATTGACAATGAATTATTCCAGTTTTACAAAGAAATTGAAGAGCTTGAAAACGAAAAAGATGATTCAGAAAGCAGTTGTAAGGAACCCGAACCTTCTGAGAAACAACTCATTCCATGTTATCAGAGCCATAATAATCTGTtaaaatctgaagaagaaaagaaaaaagatcttactAATGCCTTTCAGTCACATTGTGGTTACCAACAGTGTGTGGGGAATGAGCCAGGTGAACATCCTTGTAATGGACAAGTAGTACCTACATTTTGTGATAGTTCATTTACTTCCTTCAGGCCTGAGTGGCAATCAATACCTTCTTTTATAGTACCACAAGACCCTCATCTTCCCAGTTTTAACTATCATTTAAATACTCAAAGAGTCAACGTTCCACCAAATCCACCATCAGATATTTTCCATGCCCAAGATGGCTTTCATATGCAAAATGGatattatgtaaatagttgtcatGTTAATTGGAATTGTTTGACTTTTGATCAGAACAATGAATATACTGACTGTAGTGACATTACCAGTAGTGATCATCCCTCTAGAAATGGCTACAGTGTGCAAGATGAATATGCGAGTAATGGTTTCTGTGAAATCAGTGAAGGATGCTGGAAAGATCCTTCTGTGGACAAGCATAATGGAACAGATAGGTTTATGAAGCAGCAGTTTCAAgaggaaaagttaaataaattgcaGAAGTTACTTATTCTTTTAAGAGGTTTGCCTGGTTCTGGGAAAACAACATTGTCTCGGTAAGTAAAGGACACCAAGTGAATATTTGATAATTTGTTACTTATAAATGATAATTCTGATCAATGGCAAGTGCTTTTATGTTTCTAGTAAAAAATCTTTAGTTTGTTATACTTGCGAATGGCATctgatggtaaatattttaaaagacaatttctGATGGAAGGAAAAttggcatatatatgtatgttaagaTTCTGCTAAGGGCTTTAAAAATAGATTCATGTAAAATTATGACAGTGACGAAAGCAGATGCTATTTGAGAACTGTGCTGGCTTTCCCTTTTAAGTCAACTGTTCAAGAAGAGTTGGATTCATGCGTAGAAGACTTGGGCTTTGACTCGGTTATTttactttgtgaccttggacaggtttCACTGTTAATGAAATGAGTAATACTTATTTTTCTGGAATTATTGTGAGGAGCAAATGAGATAACCCAAGGAGGGAATTTTGAGTGTGTTTTACGAACTGTGCTATGTTCATACCATTATTGACAGAGAGAacctttttttggtttctttaagaAGTTTGAAATGAGCAATATCTGGATTAATGGAATTAGGACTGATGATGATTTATCATGTGGTGAAATGTTTCAAAttcctgtttttgtttaaaaacaatattGTTGCATTCTAATACATTTGTGCAGTTatgaaaaatagaacaaagaaaaacagtataaatTCTTTGTAGTTTATGTAGGATGATTCAAGATTTATGCTAGATAAAGAGGATAAAAAAGTCCAAGGAaccattttgtaaatgttttgtatttatttgcaaGACAGTCTAAACAACCTAAACAAAATTTCAGAAGCAAGAAATTAGAGAAGGATTAAATTATGATATAGACATTTCAAGCTAGATTGTAAGCTGTGATTTTGTAAATGAATTTGAATGTAAGtgtatacattttgatttttttttagtgaagattttgtagagaaaatgaaatttcagtGCTTCTTTAGAAAGAATAGAAATTGAGTGAAGTTGTCTTACAAATATGGGCATTATTCTAGATTTAGAATATAatatcagagaaaagaaatagttGAAATGTGAAAATTGGATGAAGGATCTCCTAGCGAGGGCCTCTGGTATAGAATAAATGTAAGAAAGTGTGATTAGGTTTGGAACAGCATATTGGAGTATGTTGAAATTGAAAGTGAATAAAGTGTAGTGGTAATTCAGTAAAATTTCAAGGAGATGTAACTGTAGTAGGAGATGACAGAGATCATCTATAATATGTATTggatatacatattatatataatatgtatatttatttgagGAATTAGGTGTAATAAGAATGAAAGTTTTAGTCACAGCTACCATTTATGTTATCATTTACAACTTGCAGAGTAAGTTGCAACAAACTTCTGAGATGAATtacagttttttcattttttagaagtAGCAGAGGCTAATAAAAAGA
This genomic window from Hippopotamus amphibius kiboko isolate mHipAmp2 chromosome 14, mHipAmp2.hap2, whole genome shotgun sequence contains:
- the LOC130835690 gene encoding NEDD4-binding protein 2-like 2 isoform X4, translated to MPYGEIEAKSMGHGEELTSEPCYKKLKSTEEAYVFPHHGNANFHRKQKKTGNDWVPVTITDVRGHSYSQEDKTKTTDLPKPVHDEMPGNRSDVIDSVDSQVLQDTRPPLVSRDDEIYSTSKAFIGPIYKPPEKKKCNERRNQADTINGIDGKGEREGKQKFNSKKSKIDNELFQFYKEIEELENEKDDSESSCKEPEPSEKQLIPCYQSHNNLLKSEEEKKKDLTNAFQSHCGYQQCVGNEPGEHPCNGQVVPTFCDSSFTSFRPEWQSIPSFIVPQDPHLPSFNYHLNTQRVNVPPNPPSDIFHAQDGFHMQNGYYVNSCHVNWNCLTFDQNNEYTDCSDITSSDHPSRNGYSVQDEYASNGFCEISEGCWKDPSVDKHNGTDRFMKQQFQEEKLNKLQKLLILLRGLPGSGKTTLSRILLGQSRDGIVFSTDDYFHHQDGYRYNVNQLGDAHDWNQNRAKQAINQGRSPVIIDNTNTQAWEMKPYVEMEE